GAATTTTGATCTAACATGAAATTCTCCCTCTGTTTCATAAGGGAACACAAGAAAATTTGGAAGGAGAATTTGGCAAGCTATCACATGCCACTTGGGGCTTTTTAACCACACACTCTTTCAATTCTTTGAGGCAAAAAAAGTTGCAGATCTATTTATCTCACCCTTTCATCCCATCTAGTAAATTTTGAAACTCCTTGTGATACATAATGATTTCATCACGGAACAAAGTAACACAGTAACCATCTTGTAATGCAATCTTCCAGATGTCTGTCACACCAGGCATGGCAAGTTGCTGATGACAAAGTGTGTATCCAACtatagagcaaaaaaaaaaaaaatcatacacaATTCCTTATGACAGTCAACCGAACATGAAGACATTCCAGCTGACCTAAGATTCAGctcccaaaggaaaaaaacccatttcAATTGGTGGGACtttctaatgaaataaaatcatttgtgtAGACACTTACACAATATCCACTTCTGCATTCTGTCCAGTGAAAGGTACTCTACTGGAGGctgcaaaagcaaaatgtcaTGTAAGTTGTAGATCCAATGTGACCTCAGTATTCAACCTGGTTTATTAAttgatttgataattatttcatcTTACACTTGTTGTTCAACCCAATTTGATTTGTAGCAAACCATGTACTGTATGATTATGTCTTCAAAAGGTATCATTCAAAAATTCAATTAGTTGTCATTCACTGCCAATTAAGATCTGACAATTATCTGTCTGTTAAATGATGATCATAGATTCCTTTGTCAAGTGTagctgagaatttggtgtattTACAGTGTCAGTAATGATGCCTAGTTCATATTATTTCCATTGTCATTAAATGTCTGCTTGTATATCAAAATAGTTAAAAGAATAATCACTTTTAATGTTGTAATGGTTAAACTGGATGAAATACAACTGAGGCATGTGAAGAAACTTAAACACAATACTTACCACATCACTGGTGACTGGATTGAGCATCTGTAATGGAGCACTGATGATGCTAACAATCTGTGTTTGACGCCACTGAGGATTTAAATCAAAACCTCATTCAcccaaaaaataactaaaacttTTAACATGTATATCTGAAGCAATTCGAGCAAGAATTCTCCTCTGCTCATTAACATCATTCCTCCAAATAAGACTCACCTGTTCTCCTGGAGTATTTCTCCTCAAATAGATCTCATGAACTGAGTGGAGGGCAGTTGACACTCTCTGCAACAGATTAAGAAAATGCTTTGAGCCTAAGAGTACCAGTTACAGTGTAGTAAACTTTCCAAAACAATCACTTAATATAATCCATCAATCAAAAAACCCATCACTCTCACTTGAATATCAACAGAATGAAAACACAGCAATAAAATTAACACTAGAACGAATATTTTTACAGTAGACTTGAATATGTTGGctggttttaaaataaagatcATCAATATCTAACCTGTTGATGCGGAACAAATTGctcagcaatttttttcaacGGACTTTCATATTCAACAATCATAGACCCCAGACGTGGAAAGGAATCTTCCCTACGAAAAAGTGTACAATAAAATGAAGTAAGTTTAAACTAGGCAAGTTAATGACTATGTGAGGGGAAATCACCAGTTGAGTATTTACATGATATTTCCTGTGCCTTAGGCATGTCAATTAATcattaaaagtaaaacagatGGGTACACTAAAGTTGTCACAAGTAATAGCCAattgtttttaacaattttcctttcctttcattttccttgattcTGTTCAAAAGACTTATCAGGCATGAGAAGTTACAAGttgaaatgatttttgaaaaacaaagttttgaGTCTACACCCTCCCTCTAGCTGAGAGAACATGTACACTGTACCTGCTGAGTGTCTAAATCTACCTACCCTCTGCCATTCTTCATTTCATAGGCATGATTAAACAGACCCAATACAGCTTTGCGATCATCCACTCGGGCAACCAGCATCATAAGTGCGGCATAGGTAACAATCACATCCAAATAAGCCTTTGTCAAGTCATAGTTTAATGTCTACAAAAGGTGACATTAAAAtagtttaactctttaactctcatgagtgaccaagacataatttctccgtacaatatcaatacaatatcaagcagataagtgatgagaataccgAAATTGTATgtttgacagtaaggagaattgcaaatttgatctgggagttattattattattattattattattattattaccataaACATTTACCTTTTTTCCAAACAAGGAAATGGGTTGAAGCTGATGCACTGAACATAAACTGTGCAAGATTGAGTTGTTGATTTTTCAGTAACATAGGCGATGTGTacttatacaaaataaatttatgtcCCAAGAGTTGACATTATCCTTAACTTCCACAAATCTcttttcaattactttgtgTTTGTATTGAAATATAGCAAGAAAAAATGCATTGTCAAGAAAACAGGAGTAAAATATTGGAAAAACTGAGAAGGCACTTACAATGTCAAAATGTACAAAACTAGCATCAATCTCTGTTAGGAGCTCACTGGTGTTATCCtgaatcaaaatgaattaaacaataattagaatcaaacaaacaataatttCGTGGCTATGGTCATCAAAATGATCATAGAATTAAGTTATTGTTGTTAAtaataacagcaacaacagagTAGCTATGTAAGGGAGGGCTACTTTGTATTTCATTTGTGTAAACTTGAAAACACTGTCTACAGATGTTTATGATACagtcatttcaaaatttgattgaaatgaTTATGAAATGATCAGCACTCAAAAGAATTGAGGATCACTGTTGTCTAAGAAGTTTGAAATGTGGCTTTTTCAATTGCACTCTGTCACTGCTTGTCTCCTTTTTAGCCAATATTTAAGCATGTTGCATATGCTAGTTGATAAGCATCAATATATAAAGCATCAGTAAAACTTACTCTGAATTCCATAACATCCACAAATGTATAATAATAATTAGACAGTCCTTTGATAACCTCATTCTGGATGCTGTGAACTGGTTGAAGTGCAACACTCTAAACAATAACAAGAAGAATAGAATTCTAGTTTCatgaaaacatcacaaaaaaccTTAGAAAATTCTATCAATTTGAACAATACATGCATAAAAACTTTCTCCTCAAAACTAAATGCAGTACCTCTAGTGGTTCTAAACttaaataactttaatttgTAATAATGGAGAAGTGTACCTTGGTGTCTGTTACGGGAAATTTCTTAACAATGGCCTTGATTGCTGGATCCAGTGCTTTGTCAGTCAAAAAGCCTGGCCTTGATTTTGAATCAGAACAtgccttgaaaataaaaaaaagaacacagaaaCAATTACACAGACAATAACTACATACATCAAGAGTTTGATGCCTGCAGATCGCATACAGATCACACTTTACTCCTGCAACATCAAACACTTTTGTCAAATTTCCAATCCTTGGTGGATATTTCAATTAGCAAGCGTTAAAGTAGAAGAGGGTATTATCAGCTGTACACGAGCAGCCTAAACAGTAAGTTTGCGTCCTAATCTTGGATGATTTTGTGTGAATAAATGAACCATCACCTTAGGAAAAACATTCGTGATAAGCATCTtttaaagaaacagaaaagcTACGATAAAAGCCGGGAGGAATTGTTTAACCATGGAACCAATTCGAAAGCACTCAATTCACCACAGGCGAGCTATAAACAACTGATCTTGCTCAATGTTTGTCAGACATGAAGCTCTCAAAGGGGCTCTAATCTGCTCTAGTTTGTATAGCAGCATTTATCAGGAGTACATGGGCAGCAAAGTAAGGTTAACTTAGAGAACAACGTGCTATTTCTGACCCTTACTTTCTTGATGTTGTAAATTCGAGTGAGCATTCCAATTCCACGATCATTCAAAATCGTCAACTTTTCTGCCAGCCTCTGCTCTGTTACCGAAACTCCCCGAtccatatttcaattttttgtagaCTTTAACTTCTTTCAACCTTCTTGGATGTACTTTCAGTGGATCATTAcgaattttaaactgttttggAGTATGTTTATAATGAAACGGTAGGAATGTTGTGACAGGGAGGAGGAAGGGATGAAACCAACCCTAGAGCCCGCTATACCGATGCGGTTAGTGTTAGCTTCCTGTACAGCGTCGTGTAAAATACCGACCATATCGCAGCTCCCGATGGGTAGAAATCGGTGGCGACCATCTGTACCATACCGACTGTGGACGACACATCGATCGACGAGTGGACGGTGATTTATTCTAAGGCTGTTACGAATACCCATAATACTACAAGTGACACGATTTTTCCCTCCTTCATGATCTTATGCATTTCTGCAATCGATACTGTTCCAATTACCCGCGGCCCAGTGGGTCTCTGGTCCTCAGTCAGCTGGCCCTCTATCTAGGAGATCGGAGATTTTAAGAGCACCGTCTCCAATACACTCTTAAGCGGAATAAAAAGAGACTGTTTCTTCACGTGACTTCTGTATTTATTCATTCTCAAGGCTTGACGCTTCAATTCTACATACAAATAGGGTCCAGGAAATTCACTCAATCAAAcgaatgaagaaatgaaaactaGCGCTTTGGGACTTACTAAAATTCGGGACGAGCGCATAGGattgtttttggtttcttttttgaaaCTCTGAACGTAACTTCGGACCGGATAACATGGGACTCATCATTTGAAATATTAAGACTGTTTTGAACAGAACTAGATCGACAGGGATGAGGTCCTTCCACTAGTCATCTAAGCTTGAAGGCGAAATTCAGATGAGTAGATGTTTCTGAACGGCTTTTTGCTATTGCCCTTGCGGCTATCACGTGCATCTTGTtgtaataaacattttaatAACTTACTTAGGCTACAAAATTGCTAAAATTCAGCATTccttttcattgtaaatttgtTTGCGAGGTTTTCGCGTTTCCTCTTTTTCGCGAAATGGGGAGAAATAGCAGACCAATTAGACATAAAAATATGGCTCCACTTGCAGCCACGAAAATCACCGCCGGAGTAACATCTGGAATCGAATCTTGTACCGAAGctgaaaaatgtaaacaacaaaCTAAGTCAATACATCATTCTCACCGTAATAAGACATTTTGACTATGAAGAAGCTGAATGACATTTTTTGTACTTGATGAATACAGTGTTACTTACTCACTAAGTTATAGAGAATTTAAAGAAGTGGAtattaaaggaagaaaattgCTAGCTCATTTGTTGATGAATTATTAGCTAAGAGCGGTGAAGTGAAGGAAAAGTGAGTGAAAGAGAAATAGACCGTGGTAGTTTCGCAGCTGTCGCCGTAATCTCCGTCCTTTATAATCttctttatgtttgttttttttctcgtttgttttcattttccttttttcctttccttttttattcttaatttgtCACATTCGAGAGCATAAAAAAGGAGGCGGGGCTAAAGTGGGGCCTCTTGTCtgtttttgctatttttcttgTTTGGGGTAGAGCAGCCGTTTTAGTTTGGCGTGTGTCACTGTCTTTAAAGGGAAATtctctctttgattttctttcacatCATTAGCCAATGTAATTTTGAAAGTTCCAACCTTAAAAGGCCAGCAACCTGAACCTAATAACGATTTACACTCATGAACATGATTATACCTTTGGTGGATTTCTTGTGCAGTGCCTGATCATGTGTTTTGTTCCCTGTTGAATTCATCGCAGTGGGTTCCACTTTACTCGCTGCAATATCATCTTGAATTTTAACAGTGTGTATACTCCACATTCCGTTTGGGTGAACGTAATATTTCGCATCATCACCTGGTAAATCGTTTCCCTCTTTTCGGTGATTACTACCTGGAATGTCTTGTCGAGGAAAATTTTCCCCGCCTTTAATAGGCCTGTCTATTAAGAGTTTTTGAGCTGGTTGAGAAGTGGGTTTGATAAGTGAGATGCAAATTCCTACAGGATGCTGATAAGAAGCACTAGCTAAATTGCATTTTAATCCCTTTGCACAGCGGCCGACGACATAACCCTTGCCACCACAAGTCTGACCtgcaaaacacaaacaaatgaGCTGTGAAAAGATCTTAAACATTCATTTAACCATTTTTTAAAAGGCGAACGTGTGAAGTTTGTCACTGAAGTCCAAAACAGTTCATTGAATGATACAATCTAACACCAAAAAGTAGGAAAAGCCAGctgatcaaaatttgttttgaggCACGATAAGGGTTAATCCACATTTAATTACCATGACAACGTACAGTTTTTGTAACACTGAACCTTAGTGTGGATCAGACGAGTTTTCAATGAACACCCCGGCTGGTTTCAGGTTTTTTATAATCTGAGGTTTTTcaccagagaaaaaaatttgacagGACTCGTTTGCTTTCCTAACGCACGGCTTTTAAAAGCAAGATTTAACTACGGCAATATATatggtatatatatatagtctATTCCAGGCCTTCAGCTAGTTGAGAGGAGTGGAAATGCAGGCACACGAAAAGTGATACGCAGACGCGTAGAGTGCGATTACCTGGTAAACAGCTGAACGCGAAAACCATAATTCGCACATTACTTTTTCGCTTATCTCCACTAACAGAGAGATAAAGGAATAATTTTTCGCAGACTTAAATGAATCCGGCAATTttcctctcatttttttttatagataaTCAAAAATCGCCGCAAAAACGTCTGAAGGAATAGCTCCATTGATGTTTAATTTGCTACAGTTGATTAACATTCGGTCATAGATTTGCTTGTGTTTGGAATTCCAATTGAAAACACATAACATACCATAATTGGAGACAAAACCTACCGTTAACCCGAAGACATTTGGTACAACAATTACAGACGTCCATAACGAAACCAAGAGGAcagtttgtttcgtttttgcaGTCATCTATTGCGCATGGCTTGCATCCCAGAATTCCTCCACCCGTGATTACCGCTTCAGAAATCAAGATCGAGGCGAGACTAATCAGAACATGACCCCATACCAGGGCCAAAGTAGCCTTCTGATGGAAAATGAAACAGTAGGAGATAAAGTTTTACCAGAAAATTCAGTGCCTTTTTACTGAAGACACTGTGGATCAAATGGTGGTTTGGAAGTTTTAATTACCCTCAACTGACAACATTTTAAGTTGATTGTCAGTTAGTTAACCCCATTAAGACcttccttaacccttcaactcccataagtgatcaagacataatttctccttaaagtatcaatacaatatcaaccagataagtgatgagaacaaagaaaaatatcaatttggggataattagttgattcgaTATTAAATTCTCTAAAGtaacattataataattgtatggttgacagtaaggagaattttatctgggagttaagggttaagaggatcaggtaaattttatcgtcaCTCGACAATTATTCTTCGaaccctcccttcccccccccccctccccgagCGGCAAATATTGACTGGTCGAGTCATTAGATGGATATCAGTATGTCAATAAACaggtcaaatattttcaaaactgtCTGAACATGGAATGAGGCAAATATTACCAACGGACACAGATTGAATGAAAGCCCCTAAAAATATAAACTGTCGTGGTTACAgacgcaaaagaaaaatttggatAACACGCGAAAAAACCTGAAGAAGGATTGTGTTCTTCATACAATCGCGTGCCGGAGACCTGCTGCCTGTACCGTTATTAAAAGTCGTAACCTGTTACACATACCAGGCATCAGTTtcgtgtttttttcttcagcccTAACTTAGTAGATTTACCCCCAAAATATTATAGAAGAGGGGTGAGGAGGGGTTCctatcttttttcaaaagccgcagctaaaaaaaaaattgtaaaagacTAAAGGAAAATGGTACGAGAAAAACGAAGATTTAACCCTCTCGTACTTCCAGTAAACGATATTTGGGAGCGACACCCAAATAatgttttataaaaataatttctttgtgcGTTAATATTTGctaaacttttatttaaaagaacACGACTTATTGATCGATTTTACTACAATTGCTCTCAGCCACTTTTCTTTTAGTTCCAGCAGTGATGGGTCATGTTCACCGATATATCttaaaaatcaatcaaattttgcaGGTGTGTCTCAAAAGAGCAAACAAAACTAAATATGACTAAAGAGGTATAAATCAAGGTAATTTTCCAACTTAACActatgaatttcatttattaaaactattctttgtctcagcTGGCGCAGTTGAGATTCATTCAGTTAAAATAATGTTGTTTCATTGCAAACTGAATTAAAACCAGTTTGATATCAAATCTCGTCGCATTTACCCTGTTTGGTCCACAGTGAAAAATGCCCAGACATTTACTGAATTGCAAGTCCCAACTAATGCAAAATGCAACTTAAAAAGCTCAGCCTCTGATAATTTCTAAAGTATATTTAACGCTTGGTTTTGTTCTTACCTTGCACTCCACCGTTGTGTTCGAATGTTGTAACCCACGACATAAACGTTGTGCTGGTTACAAACGTCGAGGTGTGGTTTGTGTTTAGGTTCCTTGGAAGAGCTTTACCCCTCACTTTGAATCAAAGGAGCCTAACAGGAATCTTTAAGTCACTGAACAACTTTAACAAGCAAAGCATAGCGAGGACTTTATTGGTAAGAACTGTCCGCCCCTTTCCTGACGGAGCGAGGGATTTTCCTAGCCAAAAGCCGTTCTGGAGTGACAACTGACAGGTTGTTATGAAGAAACACAATGCATGCTCAATGGGCATGACAATTTATTGAAACTAACAGGTACTATGGGGATGAGATCATCGTTTGAAGGAAGCAGCTACCTAGTCACTGTAAAGCATTCTTTCGCTAAAGTTAcaagcttggagaatttggtagttTTCGTTGGAGATTTGTGGATATCTTTAAGACCACGGCGATTTCTGCGCACAAAATTGCTGATTTTGTCGTGACACTCAACCCTGAAAGTAAATACGCACACTTTATCTCTTCGACGCCTAAGATCTCCCctcaattttctttactctctgGCATACATTTGTCACCATTTTACTTCTGAGTATTTGAAgctaaatcaaacaattttaccaGTTGTATATGATTTCCTTCTCACCACCTTTCCACTAAACAATTTGATGATATTTTGTAAGCGAAGATCATCGGTCGCTTCGCGGAGTTCTAACAAGAGGTTGTGTTGCTGTTTTTCTTCTGTCACGAGAAGAAAAAATACGAGTTTAAAAATACGAATCTCTGGAAACGAAAACATTGCTTGTCAATAGGGTAATTTTATTGTATAAACATTCAATCATCGTCGTTTTTCGCTAAATTATGGAACGTTCTTGTATTGCCTGGTCATATTtgatctcgtacccagaccctTATTGCGTGTAAAGTGTACCTGGCCAATTACGTGACTCGAAGACTGGGGGCGAAACTAATGACATAAGTGGGTAATGAGTACAGATTTCCTCCAGTGGTCAGCCTAAAGGGATATCTGGTCTGCAGGTTATCAGATTACGTGAACCTGATAATAACAGCCAAGGAGACCTATTCCCAAAACCCAACAAAAATGAGGTATACCTTACGAGTTAAAGCAATGGATTGGCGAAAGAAAACCGTAGAGATATTTCTTTGCGTTACTGCAGCCTCTTCCCTGGTCCGTTGAAAACTCGGACCACCTTgtcgaccaatcagatgtaacTATAACTTTATCACTCCAGGGTTTATCCGTAATCTAACCTACTCCTTCACGTCTTGTGATATTGGCTGCTGTAATTACACTCTCAGTACATTGAGCGACGTAATATCAGTGTGGTTGAAAGGTGTGCAAGACACTTCTGAAGAACTAATCTGTACTAATCCGGTTAAATCTGGATTCAAAGGGGACGATCTTACAAAAAAACGCTCCGAGCCAGAACTCATTCACTCAGAACCTGTGAAAAGtcatattttatcgtttttGTTACAGTGgttgatcaaaaatttcataGGTATTATTCAAGCAATTTCCTTCTTGCAATTTCCATCTTGCTGGGAAACAAGTACACCTATACGTGACAGTATTGATCTGTTTCTCATTGGATTTCGGCATTATATAACGCTGCCTTCTGTCACGTTTCCGGTAAACGTGCGTGCTGTTTAGTAACGCTAGCAAAGATAGCTGACCATGTGAGCAAGCGCGTGCTGAGCGCTGGAAGAAGAGTAATCAAGGGCGACTTCCATATGTCCTAGTCAAAAACACTTCCTGTAAAATGACTCCCTCGTCATATTTCACTGTTATAAATGAGTTCAGAGAGACTGCGTTTTGGTTTTTATCAGCATGAgaattaaagagaaattacaCAGTATGCCGCTTACTGGCGCAGAATAGAAGAATAACTCACGAATTACATTGTGATCTGAACACGCGTTAAGTTATACAGTTTCAATCGTTCCgcatttttcgtttttttgtatCACAGCATAGCATCTTTCCCTACCAAAGATCAATCAGCGGCTATTTATATTGCTCACGAATCTACCAAAGCTGGTTCCCTCTACAAATTTTAAGTTTGTGAGTTTGGTTAAATCGGGAGGAacgaacattttttaaaaaaagttttatttcctcCATAGGACAACAAAATGAGTTCTAAAAAGTCGTGTTTGGAAACAAATAATCTTCGTGGGATAGAATTAACCCCTCCTCAGTGCCAGCCAGTACAAGCCGAAGGTATTTTTTACCTCATCCAGCGACTTTGACCAGAATCAAAGTCCCAACTAGTATAATCTAAGGGTAACTTTTCGCGAGAAATCAGAGATTTTCTTCAGATTACGAGCGTCAGAAAGTCAACTTGATTGTCCTTATTGTCTCGTCCATGTATCTTCGCATCGCACACTCGGAAAAGATCAGTTGGTGTTGATTAGAAACTGACTTCAACGGTAGAAAAACGTTTATCCTTTTTTGACCTTCGGCCTATCTAATATCTTGTCTCGGTGTCAGGAAAAGGAGAGCAGTGAGTGATTGTCAGCTATCAAAACATCATGATAATTTTGTCAGCTATGTCaagttaaattgaaaaattcccagaaaataTCATGCGAAAAATGCCGT
This region of Pocillopora verrucosa isolate sample1 chromosome 3, ASM3666991v2, whole genome shotgun sequence genomic DNA includes:
- the LOC136279508 gene encoding nck-associated protein 1 homolog, yielding MDRGVSVTEQRLAEKLTILNDRGIGMLTRIYNIKKACSDSKSRPGFLTDKALDPAIKAIVKKFPVTDTKSVALQPVHSIQNEVIKGLSNYYYTFVDVMEFRDNTSELLTEIDASFVHFDITLNYDLTKAYLDVIVTYAALMMLVARVDDRKAVLGLFNHAYEMKNGRGEDSFPRLGSMIVEYESPLKKIAEQFVPHQQRVSTALHSVHEIYLRRNTPGEQWRQTQIVSIISAPLQMLNPVTSDVPPVEYLSLDRMQKWILFGYTLCHQQLAMPGVTDIWKIALQDGYCVTLFRDEIIMYHKEFQNLLDGMKGYGKRVKDIQDAMTHALTTRGPIHKERRNYLRTALREMSLILSDQPGLLGPKIIVVLQALSMTRDEIMWLVRHTCNPPPKGRKLNQEDYVDK
- the LOC131777390 gene encoding uncharacterized protein yields the protein MDVCNCCTKCLRVNGQTCGGKGYVVGRCAKGLKCNLASASYQHPVGICISLIKPTSQPAQKLLIDRPIKGGENFPRQDIPGSNHRKEGNDLPGDDAKYYVHPNGMWSIHTVKIQDDIAASKVEPTAMNSTGNKTHDQALHKKSTKASVQDSIPDVTPAVIFVAASGAIFLCLIGLLFLPISRKRGNAKTSQTNLQ